One window of the Labeo rohita strain BAU-BD-2019 chromosome 9, IGBB_LRoh.1.0, whole genome shotgun sequence genome contains the following:
- the tmem169b gene encoding transmembrane protein 169 has translation MEQVEHLRSESPQLESIRSEVSEGQVDEGSSGTGTRRKRRKREHRPESIIVYRSDPDRAAGEDHGGDSECGERNSEEGATFLNNPSSEGWAVPPDSRYVTLTGTITRGKKKGQMVDIHVTLTERELQEMARSKERLDAECDAREGSSRLCGFGLSQGPHVVLWSLSCAPVVFVLSFITSFYYGTLTWYNIFLVYNEERTFCHKITVCPFLIIFYPVLIVALSLSLGLYSAVVQVSWAFSEWWLSVRDLEKGFCGWACGKLGLEDCSPYSVVELLDSDTISGSLQGKSLQTSSV, from the exons ATGGAGCAGGTGGAGCATCTCAGGTCTGAGAGCCCTCAGCTGGAGTCTATAAGGTCAGAGGTCTCTGAAGGGCAGGTGGATGAAGGAAGCAGTGGCACTGGCACTCGAAGGAAGAGGAGAAAGCGAGAACACCGGCCGGAGTCCATCATCGTCTACCGCTCTGATCCAGACAGAGCCGCTGGTGAAGACCATGGAGGAGATAGTGAGTGTGGAGAGAGGAACTCTGAAGAGGGAGCTACATTTCTGAACAACCCCAGCAGTGAAG GTTGGGCTGTGCCTCCAGACAGCCGCTACGTGACACTCACGGGGACCATCACACGTGGAAAGAAGAAAGGTCAGATGGTGGACATTCACGTCACGCTCACAGAGAGAGAGCTGCAAGAAATGGCCAGGTCAAAGGAGCGTCTGGATGCCGAATGCGACGCTCGTGAGGGATCGAGCCGCTTGTGCGGTTTCGGGCTTTCTCAGGGTCCCCACGTTGTCCTGTGGAGCCTCTCCTGTGCTCCTGTCGTCTTCGTCCTGTCCTTCATCACCTCATTTTACTACGGTACTCTCACTTGGTACAATATATTCCTGGTGTACAACGAGGAGCGGACGTTCTGCCATAAAATCACGGTCTGTCCGTTCCTCATCATCTTCTACCCCGTGCTCATCGTGGCGCTTTCGCTGTCGCTGGGCTTGTATTCGGCTGTCGTTCAGGTGTCCTGGGCCTTCAGCGAATGGTGGCTGTCGGTCAGGGATCTGGAGAAGGGTTTCTGCGGATGGGCTTGTGGGAAGCTCGGACTGGAGGACTGTTCTCCGTACAGCGTAGTCGAGCTGCTGGACTCAGACACTATTTCTGGGAGTCTGCAGGGAAAGTCACTGCAAACATCCTCGGTGTGA
- the LOC127171274 gene encoding glucosidase 2 subunit beta codes for MEEQTVNQLDNLLLQLGIETRELAQKKDDLKQQIQISESIIQEKKDYISTTHNIINKLNEEIQQKQNTLKFIKENTKNLQRTGHLLLQYEKTLEAELEKRQDSYNQDMKIFQERIESYKNVFQQYKDRYCQNSLAQKLLKIQAENEEIERRIRATEEQILEKERELMAALGEDEPVTDAADSKCKDSDAPQTEKNESFDEMDPHQDTIMQRAEEYADEHMVAEDPSEENEDKIAENESQTDSFCNGLWTKTETEEDQMQEGDLKQSEEVNEPDGNMSVSCASELMVEMSEEEEEDRLEATTADAQEDTASEGGICPPPSPAILKAMPTTPTFSLNNSPSSSPGRQEISDTKSPAFVFSVNSGPSTPAFSKLGCDFAAEEASPFTFTSSYFSDKKSPGSAPKFSGFLFDEAESHQEEFSFSFGTESPRQISSTQDTAGSADSFPFSFSFGKM; via the exons ATGGAGGAGCAGACGGTAAATCAACTGGACAACCTGCTGCTTCAGTTAG gtATAGAAACACGAGAACTTGCTCAGAAGAAGGATGACCTCAAACAGCAAATAcaaa TTTCTGAGTCCATCATTCAGGAGAAGAAGGATTACATTAGCACAACTCACAATATCATCAACAAACTCAATGAGGAGatccagcaaaaacaaaacactttgaAATTCATCAAGGAAAACACTAAAAA TCTCCAGCGAACAGGACATCTGCTGCTTCAATATGAAAAGACACTGGAAGCTGAGCTAGAGAAGAGACAGGACAGCTATAATCAAGACAT GAAAATCTTCCAGGAGAGAATTGAGAGCTACAAGAATGTGTTTCAGCAGTATAAGGATCGATACTGCCAGAACTCTTTGGCTCAAAAACTGCTGAAGATCCAAGCCGAGAATGAGGAAATTGAGAGGAGGATCAGAGCAACAGAAGAACAGATActggaaaaagagagagaactaATGGCAGCACTGG GTGAGGATGAGCCAGTCACTGATGCTGCTGACAG TAAGTGTAAAGACAGTGATGCTCCACAAACTGAAAAGAATGAGTCATTTGATGAAATGGACCCTCATCAAGACACCATAATGCAG AGAGCTGAAGAATATGCAGATGAGCACATGGTTGCTGAAGATCCTTCCGAAGAGAATGAAGATAAGATAGCAGAAAATGAATCTCAAACGGATTCATTTTGTAATGGCTTATGGACAAAGACCGAAACTGAGGAAG atcaaatgCAAGAAGGTGATCTGAAGCAGTCAGAAGAGGTGAATGAACCG GATGGGAATATGAGTGTTTCATGTGCTTCTGAGCTCATGGTGGAAATgtcagaggaagaggaggaggatcGTTTGGAGGCGACCACAGCAGATGCTCAGGAGGACACGGCAAGCGAGGGTGGCATCTGTCCTCCTCCATCACCAGCTATTTTAAAAGCCATGCCGACCACCCCCACCTTCTCTCTAAA CAACAGTCCCAGTTCCTCACCTGGACGGCAGGAGATCTCAGACACTAAGTCGCCGGCTTTTGTCTTCTCGGTGAATTCTGGTCCAAGCACACCTGCGTTCTCTAAGCTGGGCTGTGATTTTGCAGCAGAAGAG GCATCTCCATTTACCTTCACAAGCTCCTATTTCAGCGACAAG AAGTCACCAGGATCGGCACCCAAATTCTCAG GTTTTCTGTTTGATGAAGCTGAGAGTCATCAAGAAGAGTTTTCCTTCTCGTTTGGGACGGAGAGTCCTCGGCAGATCTCTTCCACACAGGACACAGCAGGTTCTGCGGAttcatttccattttcattCAGCTTTGGAAAAATGTAA